One stretch of bacterium DNA includes these proteins:
- a CDS encoding phospholipase D-like domain-containing protein — protein sequence MEGSERKPSRLATDVSDGRRRLHFVAGNALEFYDCGKRAFPAMLSALTGATRSISLEIYTLRSDRIGSQVIDILEERARAGVHVRLVYDAIGSIGLGSRRIASLLESGVEVGSFNPPWRGLSALRAVRRRDHRKLSIIDGEVAFLGGLNLGDEYDGFPSPDEGQPVWRDTHLRLRGPIVSELERAFEGSWRRTTSKPDRIRAAAKTLASGRSENDVMMGSAGRARVAVVADGRRRENRRTARLLARAIDASRESIRITSPYFAPSARIRRALRRAAARGVGVEILTAGETDHRILRWAHHATATPLLEAGVRLFEFAPAMMHAKCSVFDERLAIVGSSNLDRQSLLHSFELNVVIDDEPAAREIRSLIGRDLDHSHEITIADLQRRTRWRRVRDLVAARFVAALL from the coding sequence ATGGAAGGGTCCGAGCGCAAGCCCTCCCGACTCGCGACCGACGTCTCCGACGGGCGGCGCCGGCTCCACTTCGTCGCGGGCAACGCCCTGGAGTTCTACGACTGCGGCAAGCGCGCCTTCCCGGCCATGCTTTCGGCGCTCACGGGAGCCACCCGGTCGATCAGCCTCGAGATCTACACGCTCCGCTCCGATCGCATCGGATCGCAGGTGATCGACATCCTCGAGGAACGAGCACGTGCCGGCGTCCATGTGCGACTCGTCTACGACGCGATCGGCTCGATCGGACTCGGCTCACGCCGAATCGCGTCGCTTCTCGAATCCGGGGTCGAGGTCGGCTCGTTCAACCCGCCCTGGCGTGGCCTCTCCGCGCTTCGCGCCGTTCGACGTCGAGATCATCGCAAGCTGTCGATCATCGACGGCGAAGTCGCCTTCCTGGGCGGACTGAACCTCGGAGACGAGTACGACGGATTTCCGTCGCCGGACGAAGGCCAGCCGGTGTGGCGGGATACGCATCTCCGCCTGCGCGGACCGATCGTGTCCGAGCTCGAACGCGCTTTCGAGGGTTCGTGGCGACGAACGACCTCGAAGCCGGACCGGATCCGAGCCGCGGCGAAGACGCTCGCGAGCGGCCGTTCGGAGAACGACGTGATGATGGGATCCGCCGGTCGCGCCCGCGTGGCCGTGGTCGCAGACGGCCGGCGCCGGGAGAATCGTCGGACGGCGCGACTGTTGGCCCGCGCGATCGACGCGTCGCGAGAGTCCATCCGGATCACGAGTCCGTACTTCGCTCCGAGCGCGCGAATCCGCAGGGCGCTTCGCCGGGCCGCGGCCCGAGGCGTCGGGGTCGAGATCCTCACGGCCGGCGAGACGGACCATCGGATCCTTCGCTGGGCGCATCATGCGACGGCGACGCCGCTGCTCGAAGCGGGCGTTCGGCTCTTCGAGTTCGCGCCGGCCATGATGCACGCGAAGTGCAGCGTGTTCGACGAACGTCTCGCGATCGTCGGCAGCTCCAATCTCGATCGGCAGAGCCTGCTCCACAGCTTCGAGCTCAACGTCGTGATCGACGACGAGCCGGCCGCTCGCGAGATCCGTTCGCTGATCGGGCGAGACCTGGACCATTCCCACGAGATCACCATCGCGGACCTCCAGCGACGGACGCGGTGGCGGCGGGTCCGTGACCTCGTGGCGGCCCGCTTCGTCGCCGCACTGCTCTGA
- the thiC gene encoding phosphomethylpyrimidine synthase ThiC produces MPKPSDKTAWDFMPPDWTELPGDERCAESVHPEFAPANAYRFAAPNGFEPITQLEHARLGNVTPEMKRVAQREPHLSPEEVRDEVAAGRMVIPANKVHLQHDLDPMAIGRASLTKVNANMGASPISSGTHEEIEKLRWAERWEADTVMDLSTGGDVDATRKAICGASTVPIGTVPIYSMILDKKIEDLDKHTVLETLEHQARQGVDYFTIHAGVRREHLPYVANRLIGIVSRGGSLLAKWMIHHEQENLMTQIWDDICELVRKYDVTFSIGDGLRPGGLSDATDLAQLGELQALGELTEQAWRHGCQVMIEGPGHVPFDQIEFNMKLQRRLCHGAPFYVLGPLVTDIFPGYDHITSAIGATSAAYHGASMLCYVTPKEHLGLPKKDDVKQGCVAYKIAAHAADVALGIPAARDRDDELTKARAALNWEKHFELSFDPDLARAYHDEDLDVDTDFCAMCGHDWCSVRISKEITLFVSGKDEDYQWDKPKISEALNDEQKAILEQRGVLSPDEIHRLASKTKGAMANEGRKAACHSDLVDDEAAAHLQNERLDPVTLEPIEPSA; encoded by the coding sequence ATGCCGAAGCCGTCCGACAAGACCGCGTGGGATTTCATGCCGCCGGACTGGACGGAGCTTCCGGGAGACGAGCGCTGCGCCGAGTCGGTGCATCCCGAGTTCGCCCCGGCGAACGCCTATCGCTTCGCCGCGCCGAACGGCTTCGAGCCGATCACCCAGCTCGAGCACGCGCGGCTCGGGAACGTGACGCCCGAGATGAAGCGAGTCGCGCAGCGCGAGCCGCATCTCTCTCCCGAGGAAGTGCGCGACGAGGTCGCGGCGGGACGCATGGTGATCCCCGCCAACAAGGTCCATCTCCAGCACGACCTCGACCCGATGGCGATCGGCCGTGCGTCGCTCACGAAGGTCAACGCGAACATGGGCGCGTCGCCGATCTCGAGTGGCACCCACGAAGAAATCGAGAAGCTCCGCTGGGCCGAGCGCTGGGAAGCGGACACCGTGATGGACCTCTCTACGGGCGGCGACGTCGACGCGACCCGCAAAGCGATCTGCGGGGCGTCCACCGTGCCGATCGGGACGGTGCCGATCTACTCGATGATCCTCGACAAGAAGATCGAAGACCTCGACAAGCACACCGTCCTCGAGACCCTGGAGCACCAGGCCCGACAGGGCGTCGACTACTTCACGATCCACGCCGGCGTGCGCCGGGAACACCTGCCCTACGTGGCCAACCGCCTGATCGGAATCGTGAGCCGCGGCGGGAGCTTGCTCGCGAAGTGGATGATCCACCACGAGCAGGAGAACCTGATGACGCAGATCTGGGACGACATCTGCGAACTGGTTCGCAAATACGATGTGACCTTCTCGATCGGCGACGGGCTCCGTCCGGGCGGCCTCTCCGACGCGACGGACCTGGCGCAGCTCGGCGAGCTGCAGGCCCTCGGCGAGCTGACCGAGCAGGCGTGGCGACATGGCTGCCAGGTCATGATCGAAGGTCCGGGCCACGTCCCGTTCGACCAGATCGAGTTCAACATGAAGCTGCAGCGCCGGCTCTGTCACGGCGCGCCCTTCTACGTGCTGGGCCCGCTCGTGACCGACATCTTCCCCGGCTACGACCACATCACGAGCGCGATCGGCGCGACGAGCGCGGCGTATCACGGGGCTTCGATGCTGTGTTACGTCACGCCCAAAGAGCACCTCGGCCTTCCCAAGAAGGACGACGTCAAGCAGGGCTGCGTCGCGTACAAGATCGCGGCCCACGCGGCGGACGTGGCGCTCGGGATCCCCGCCGCGCGAGATCGCGACGACGAGCTGACCAAGGCCCGCGCCGCCCTCAACTGGGAGAAGCACTTCGAGCTCTCCTTCGACCCCGACCTGGCTCGCGCCTATCACGACGAAGACCTCGACGTCGACACCGACTTCTGCGCGATGTGTGGTCACGACTGGTGCTCGGTCCGGATCTCCAAGGAGATCACGCTCTTCGTCTCGGGCAAGGACGAGGACTACCAGTGGGACAAGCCGAAGATCTCCGAAGCACTGAACGACGAGCAGAAGGCGATCCTCGAACAGCGCGGCGTCCTCTCGCCCGACGAGATCCATCGCCTCGCGTCGAAGACGAAGGGCGCGATGGCGAACGAAGGTCGCAAGGCCGCCTGCCACAGTGACCTCGTCGACGACGAGGCCGCCGCCCATCTCCAGAACGAGCGCCTCGACCCGGTCACGCTCGAGCCGATCGAGCCGTCGGCGTAG
- a CDS encoding DUF4149 domain-containing protein, whose translation MLSRTVLRTSLWLALGSWVGAWAFFAFVVSRLAFQVLPGDLAGQMAGALLTVLHHGGAIAAFVVVGTGIGLDRRGWVIGLPALLGLLCLGSEWFLSPQVAAVSPISLGAENTIETQQRFRLLHRISLGLFLVIHLASVVLVWGHARLETRAERVDS comes from the coding sequence ATGCTCTCCCGGACGGTCCTGCGGACGTCGCTCTGGCTTGCCCTCGGCAGCTGGGTCGGTGCCTGGGCGTTCTTCGCGTTCGTCGTGTCGCGCCTGGCGTTCCAGGTGCTCCCGGGCGACCTCGCCGGACAGATGGCGGGCGCGCTCCTCACGGTGCTCCACCATGGAGGCGCGATCGCCGCGTTCGTCGTGGTGGGCACGGGGATCGGCCTCGATCGGCGCGGCTGGGTCATCGGCCTGCCCGCCCTCCTCGGGCTCCTGTGCCTGGGGTCCGAGTGGTTCCTTTCGCCGCAGGTCGCGGCGGTCAGTCCGATCTCCCTCGGCGCCGAGAACACGATCGAGACGCAGCAGCGCTTCCGCCTGCTCCACCGGATCTCGCTCGGCCTCTTCCTGGTCATCCATCTCGCCTCGGTGGTGTTGGTCTGGGGCCACGCCCGACTCGAGACCCGCGCCGAACGCGTCGATTCGTAG
- a CDS encoding M48 family metallopeptidase: MGGHAGGAAAKAPESLLRSGCVSALTLGLGIPTIPPWGHLEVDKRAKKELMARLERDALRICARFRLRYRVLEPERANVKRRYGVCFSDGTIRIRLTHVTTKQPLKYSSLVNTLCHELAHLRHFNHGPRFQAFYAQILEWARREGIYRPGPDPAAVRARPAPRARPKPETGPVQLDVFAARVTVAARPTRRRKPAAPTSSPKTSPQSGQLELFG, encoded by the coding sequence GTGGGGGGCCATGCAGGCGGCGCGGCGGCGAAAGCGCCCGAGTCGCTCCTGCGGTCCGGCTGCGTCTCGGCGTTGACGCTGGGACTCGGGATCCCGACAATCCCGCCCTGGGGGCATCTCGAGGTGGACAAGCGGGCCAAGAAGGAGCTCATGGCGAGGCTCGAGCGCGATGCGCTGCGCATCTGCGCCCGCTTCCGCTTGCGCTACCGCGTCCTGGAGCCTGAGCGGGCCAACGTGAAACGGCGCTACGGCGTCTGCTTCTCGGACGGCACGATCCGGATCCGCCTCACCCACGTGACGACGAAGCAGCCGCTCAAGTACTCGAGCCTGGTCAACACCCTCTGCCATGAGCTCGCGCACCTGCGCCACTTCAACCATGGCCCCCGCTTCCAGGCTTTCTACGCACAGATCCTGGAGTGGGCTCGGCGCGAGGGCATCTACCGACCCGGCCCCGATCCCGCGGCGGTGCGAGCCCGACCCGCGCCCCGCGCTCGGCCGAAACCCGAGACGGGTCCGGTCCAGCTCGACGTCTTCGCCGCCCGGGTCACGGTCGCGGCGCGACCCACGCGTCGTCGCAAGCCGGCCGCTCCGACCTCGAGTCCGAAGACGTCGCCGCAATCCGGCCAGCTCGAACTCTTCGGCTAG
- a CDS encoding LON peptidase substrate-binding domain-containing protein: MQTIESLALFPLSDVVLLPEVSVPLYIFEPRYRQMTRDALEGSMQIGMVTVRPDSVGEMAGDPPIFDIGCVGRIAHAQQRPDGTYQIMLIGESRFRILEEDERDGEQLYRSARVALLEDTVPTTEADLSSMVVARDTLLELVDRLIRRIGSAEDPARAMEAFEKLESPRLVNALAQSIAFSPIERQQLIEADSVVGRCETLSELLRFRLAATGIPDDGSAPLPN, translated from the coding sequence ATGCAGACCATCGAATCCCTCGCGCTCTTCCCGCTTTCGGACGTGGTCCTCCTCCCGGAGGTCTCGGTCCCGCTCTACATCTTCGAGCCGCGCTACCGCCAGATGACCCGGGACGCGCTCGAAGGTTCGATGCAGATCGGGATGGTCACGGTTCGCCCGGACAGCGTGGGCGAGATGGCCGGCGATCCGCCGATCTTCGACATCGGCTGCGTCGGACGAATCGCCCACGCGCAGCAGCGACCCGACGGCACGTACCAGATCATGCTGATCGGAGAGAGCCGCTTCCGGATCCTGGAAGAGGACGAGCGGGATGGAGAGCAGCTCTATCGCAGCGCCCGAGTCGCCCTGCTCGAGGACACGGTCCCGACGACCGAGGCCGACTTGTCGTCGATGGTGGTCGCACGCGACACATTGCTCGAGCTCGTCGACCGTCTGATCCGACGCATCGGTTCCGCCGAGGATCCCGCCCGCGCGATGGAGGCCTTCGAAAAGCTCGAGTCGCCGCGACTGGTGAACGCGCTCGCGCAGTCGATCGCCTTCAGTCCGATCGAACGCCAACAGCTGATCGAAGCCGACTCGGTCGTCGGACGCTGCGAAACCCTGTCCGAATTGTTGCGCTTTCGTCTGGCGGCGACGGGGATCCCGGACGACGGCTCGGCGCCGCTCCCGAACTGA
- a CDS encoding DnaA/Hda family protein, producing MTFSPKVWGDALRRLQNETPDFAFDAWIAPLQAKRAMDQTTGRDRVVLGCPNSFHRDRIRLHHLDAIERAIGEALCADAETRAPANAASHASGAPGPEHGLGLPIELLAAAEFKAVEGQSIEARVGMRRVGHARAAEAVNGPTTSGAAPATRRTPPSTPPGEPTEVRPTLRALPSPSAEALPRGKRVDPVRNDAVTAPDPPDGPRFDLDGQPAPRSRGGASEPAFSFESFIVGPCNALAREATIALARQRQQSLNLLYLAGLSGMGKTHLAKAAAEEARLDLASRSARRGAEPDARRPGAQRARVLYTTAEQFTTDFVSAMRNGRSEAWAARYRGPIALLVVEDVQFLSGRTKTQQELYHTIAHVLESGGRVLLTGDRSPRDLTGLDDALRAQVGRGFIAELDRPDPIVRRHILRAKAAAGGVHLPPDCLERLVDATECSATGKGLGSSVTEIESLLIQVVTTASLLSRPIDAALVQEAIDVKSGGAAALAPRQVAVPEIVKAVAAFFGTRPEALASRSRRRDVLVPRQLAMYLADRYTSASYTEIGRALGRDHPSVANAIKKIERQILENAPVRYQVEALSEKIDALLADA from the coding sequence ATGACCTTTTCGCCCAAGGTCTGGGGCGACGCTTTGCGTCGACTCCAGAACGAGACTCCTGACTTCGCCTTCGACGCCTGGATTGCTCCGCTCCAGGCCAAGAGGGCGATGGACCAGACGACGGGCCGTGACCGGGTCGTCCTCGGTTGCCCGAACTCGTTCCATCGCGACCGGATCCGTCTCCACCATCTCGACGCGATCGAACGCGCGATCGGGGAAGCGCTCTGCGCCGACGCCGAGACCCGCGCGCCCGCCAACGCAGCCTCTCACGCGTCCGGCGCGCCCGGTCCCGAACACGGGCTCGGGCTTCCCATCGAGCTGCTCGCCGCCGCCGAGTTCAAGGCCGTCGAAGGCCAGAGCATCGAAGCCCGGGTCGGCATGCGCCGCGTCGGTCACGCACGCGCCGCCGAGGCGGTCAACGGACCGACGACGTCGGGCGCCGCACCCGCCACACGGCGCACGCCGCCGTCGACTCCGCCCGGCGAGCCGACGGAAGTGCGTCCGACCCTGCGCGCACTGCCGAGCCCGAGCGCGGAGGCCCTGCCGCGAGGCAAGCGGGTGGACCCGGTGCGCAACGATGCGGTCACCGCACCCGACCCGCCGGACGGGCCGCGCTTCGATCTCGACGGCCAGCCGGCTCCGCGGTCGCGCGGCGGCGCGTCGGAGCCCGCCTTCTCCTTCGAGAGCTTCATCGTGGGGCCCTGCAACGCCCTCGCCCGCGAAGCGACGATCGCCCTCGCGCGGCAGCGCCAGCAGAGCCTGAACCTGCTGTACCTCGCGGGGCTGTCCGGCATGGGCAAGACGCACCTCGCGAAGGCGGCCGCCGAAGAGGCGCGGCTGGACCTCGCGAGTCGCTCCGCGCGGCGCGGCGCCGAGCCGGACGCACGTCGTCCGGGCGCCCAGCGAGCCCGCGTGCTCTACACGACCGCAGAGCAGTTCACGACCGACTTCGTCTCGGCGATGCGCAACGGACGCAGCGAGGCCTGGGCCGCGCGCTACCGGGGCCCGATCGCGCTGCTCGTCGTCGAAGACGTCCAGTTCCTCTCGGGCCGGACCAAGACTCAGCAGGAGCTCTACCACACGATCGCCCACGTCCTCGAGTCCGGCGGACGCGTGCTCCTGACCGGTGACCGCTCGCCGCGGGACCTGACCGGCCTCGACGACGCGCTCCGCGCCCAGGTCGGCCGTGGCTTCATCGCCGAGCTCGATCGGCCCGACCCGATCGTCCGACGCCACATCCTGCGCGCCAAGGCGGCCGCCGGTGGCGTCCACCTTCCCCCCGACTGCCTCGAGCGACTGGTGGATGCGACCGAGTGCTCGGCCACGGGGAAGGGGCTCGGCTCGAGCGTGACCGAGATCGAGTCGTTGCTGATCCAGGTCGTGACGACCGCGTCGCTTCTGTCACGCCCGATCGACGCCGCCCTGGTCCAGGAAGCGATCGACGTGAAGTCGGGGGGCGCCGCGGCCCTCGCGCCGCGTCAGGTCGCCGTCCCCGAGATCGTCAAGGCGGTCGCCGCCTTCTTCGGGACGCGCCCCGAGGCGCTCGCGTCCCGGTCGCGTCGTCGCGACGTCCTGGTCCCGCGCCAGCTCGCGATGTACCTCGCCGATCGCTACACGAGCGCTTCCTATACCGAGATCGGTCGTGCCCTCGGCCGCGATCATCCCTCGGTCGCGAACGCGATCAAGAAGATCGAGCGGCAGATCCTCGAGAATGCCCCGGTGCGGTATCAGGTCGAGGCGCTCTCCGAGAAGATCGACGCTCTTCTGGCGGACGCGTAG
- a CDS encoding porin family protein, whose amino-acid sequence MFFGLGAPSLGEAREDTSDMASPGFYLGVRAMGATYTVAENELEDELGGFVEVDIDDVAGFDAVLGYRAGDHVAVEAQFDYLDSAEIAVEGFFFGNPVAELDSITATVNAKLYAATGRFQPYALFGVGVMRTELTATSVNDDATGPVIRFGGGAEFFVTRNIAIDLGVDYLLPRDDVEDLDYVSYGGGLVLHF is encoded by the coding sequence ATGTTCTTCGGACTCGGCGCACCGTCACTCGGAGAGGCCCGCGAGGACACGAGCGACATGGCTTCTCCGGGCTTCTATCTCGGTGTCCGCGCGATGGGTGCGACCTACACGGTCGCGGAGAACGAGCTCGAGGACGAGTTGGGCGGCTTCGTCGAAGTGGACATCGATGACGTGGCGGGCTTCGACGCGGTCCTCGGCTATCGCGCGGGAGACCACGTCGCGGTCGAAGCCCAGTTCGACTACCTCGACTCGGCGGAGATCGCGGTGGAAGGGTTCTTCTTCGGGAATCCCGTCGCCGAACTCGATTCGATCACGGCGACCGTGAACGCGAAGCTCTACGCGGCGACGGGGCGCTTCCAGCCCTACGCGCTGTTCGGCGTCGGCGTGATGCGCACCGAGCTGACCGCCACCTCGGTGAACGATGACGCCACCGGCCCGGTGATTCGCTTCGGGGGCGGCGCCGAGTTCTTCGTGACCAGGAACATCGCGATCGACCTCGGGGTCGACTACCTGCTTCCGCGAGACGACGTCGAGGACCTCGACTACGTGTCGTACGGTGGCGGCCTCGTCCTCCACTTCTAG
- the cofH gene encoding 5-amino-6-(D-ribitylamino)uracil--L-tyrosine 4-hydroxyphenyl transferase CofH has product MLDQLSSAVSPDVRDLLEGALSGKELSKEGAERLLSAQGADFHALLASADLARTWDNGDDVSYVVCRNINFTNVCYVGCSFCGFARHSDEDEAFDRSHEEILLKCKDAVERGATEVCIQGGIHPGKDHQTYRDILRAIKAVYPDLHIHAYSPEEMDFGHKKSGMELSQYLSWLVDAGLGTMPGTAAEILDDEIRDQLSPNKLKTERWIEIIKAAHGIGLRSTSTLMYGHIEEKRHIAAHLSLLREIQKETGGFTEFVPLGFIHERNLLYNLMGSRPGPSMDEDLRMIAVSRLFLRPHITNIQVSWVKMGHKLGQMALCAGANDFGGTLMEESISRESGSDHGENTPPEEFRRLIREIGRTPVERTTLYKIVQRFDDPALDPPSKEPEHLQKKLDLSGPTRWRAKVEKARAEVRAATA; this is encoded by the coding sequence ATGCTCGATCAATTGTCATCCGCCGTGAGTCCCGATGTCCGTGACCTCCTGGAGGGCGCCCTCTCGGGAAAAGAACTCAGTAAAGAAGGCGCCGAACGCCTTCTCTCTGCGCAAGGCGCGGACTTCCACGCGCTCCTCGCCAGCGCCGACCTGGCTCGTACCTGGGACAATGGCGACGACGTCTCCTACGTCGTCTGTCGGAACATCAACTTCACGAACGTCTGCTACGTCGGTTGTTCGTTCTGCGGATTCGCCCGCCACAGCGACGAAGACGAAGCCTTCGACCGCAGCCACGAAGAAATCCTCCTGAAGTGCAAGGACGCGGTCGAGCGTGGCGCGACCGAGGTCTGCATCCAGGGCGGCATCCATCCCGGCAAGGACCACCAGACGTATCGCGACATCCTTCGGGCGATCAAGGCGGTCTACCCCGACCTCCACATCCACGCCTACTCGCCGGAGGAGATGGACTTCGGGCACAAGAAGAGCGGGATGGAGCTCTCCCAATACCTCTCGTGGCTGGTCGACGCGGGGCTCGGCACGATGCCCGGGACCGCCGCGGAGATCCTCGACGACGAGATCCGCGACCAGCTCTCGCCGAACAAGCTGAAGACCGAGCGCTGGATCGAGATCATCAAGGCGGCCCACGGGATCGGCCTCCGCTCGACCTCGACGCTCATGTACGGCCACATCGAGGAGAAGCGTCACATCGCGGCTCACCTGAGTCTTCTCCGCGAGATCCAGAAGGAAACCGGCGGCTTCACCGAGTTCGTCCCGCTCGGGTTCATCCACGAGCGGAACCTGCTCTACAACCTGATGGGGTCGCGCCCGGGACCGTCGATGGACGAGGACCTCCGGATGATCGCGGTCTCGCGTCTCTTCCTGCGACCGCACATCACGAACATCCAGGTCTCCTGGGTCAAGATGGGCCACAAGCTCGGTCAGATGGCGCTCTGCGCGGGCGCCAACGATTTCGGCGGGACGCTGATGGAGGAGTCGATCAGCCGCGAGTCCGGCTCGGATCACGGGGAGAACACGCCGCCCGAGGAGTTCCGCCGTCTGATCCGCGAGATCGGCCGAACGCCCGTGGAGCGCACGACGCTCTACAAGATCGTTCAGCGCTTCGACGACCCGGCCCTCGATCCGCCCTCGAAGGAGCCCGAGCACCTCCAGAAGAAGCTCGATCTCTCGGGCCCCACCCGCTGGCGCGCGAAGGTCGAGAAGGCCCGCGCCGAAGTCCGCGCCGCGACCGCCTAG
- the cofG gene encoding 7,8-didemethyl-8-hydroxy-5-deazariboflavin synthase CofG, which translates to MSTADPAAAARPSASSPSPGDVEAWVGAVVDGQPLDRAQAEALGASLHEAPVRERMAEAARAIKVAQTGTRVTVSRNIFIPLTNLCRNRCNYCTFAKQPDSAEAHTYTIDEVEEAIRGGVATGCVEALMCLGDKPEVAYKSYREELALRGLQTTTDLILDACKITCEKGMLPHTNAGILTKEEMALLRPYNASMGLMLETTSTRLRQKGMPHFHAPDKEPATRIKMHEEAGELQIPFTSGMLLGIGENDDERVDTLWAIKDLAERYGHIQEAIIQPFHPKPGTKMRAASPLDDDRVIGWVALARLLLPREVHVQAPPNLGADMLPRLAGAGVDDWGGVSPVTVDFINPEAPWPALRALREDTSSAGFELFERGPVYPDWILERPEMFDPNIRALLPKYANDEGYAQRNDQSEEAA; encoded by the coding sequence TTGTCGACCGCCGATCCGGCCGCCGCCGCCCGTCCGTCCGCCTCGTCCCCCTCCCCGGGAGACGTCGAGGCCTGGGTGGGTGCCGTCGTCGATGGCCAGCCGCTCGACCGGGCGCAGGCCGAGGCCCTGGGCGCTTCGCTGCACGAGGCACCGGTCCGGGAGCGCATGGCAGAAGCGGCCCGGGCGATCAAGGTCGCCCAGACCGGCACGCGCGTGACGGTTTCGCGGAACATCTTCATCCCGCTCACGAATCTCTGTCGCAACCGCTGCAACTACTGCACGTTCGCGAAGCAGCCCGACTCCGCCGAAGCCCACACCTACACGATCGACGAGGTCGAAGAGGCCATTCGCGGCGGGGTCGCGACGGGCTGCGTCGAGGCGCTCATGTGCCTCGGTGACAAGCCGGAGGTCGCCTACAAGAGCTACCGCGAGGAGCTCGCCCTCCGTGGGCTGCAGACGACGACGGACCTGATCCTCGACGCCTGCAAGATCACGTGTGAGAAGGGCATGCTGCCGCACACGAACGCCGGCATCCTCACGAAGGAGGAGATGGCGCTCCTGCGACCCTACAACGCGTCGATGGGACTCATGCTCGAGACGACGAGCACGCGCCTGCGCCAGAAGGGGATGCCTCATTTCCACGCGCCGGACAAGGAGCCGGCCACGCGGATCAAGATGCACGAGGAAGCGGGGGAGCTCCAGATCCCCTTCACGAGCGGGATGCTCCTCGGCATCGGCGAGAACGACGACGAGCGCGTCGATACGCTCTGGGCGATCAAGGACCTGGCCGAACGCTACGGCCACATCCAGGAAGCGATCATCCAGCCCTTCCATCCGAAGCCCGGCACGAAGATGCGTGCGGCATCGCCCCTCGACGACGACCGCGTGATCGGCTGGGTCGCCCTCGCGCGCCTGCTCCTGCCGCGCGAGGTCCACGTCCAGGCGCCGCCCAATCTCGGCGCCGACATGCTTCCGCGTCTGGCGGGCGCGGGGGTGGACGACTGGGGCGGGGTTTCGCCCGTGACCGTCGACTTCATCAATCCCGAGGCTCCCTGGCCCGCGCTGCGTGCGCTGCGCGAGGACACTTCGAGTGCGGGATTCGAGCTCTTCGAGCGGGGACCGGTCTATCCGGACTGGATCCTCGAACGACCCGAGATGTTCGACCCGAATATTCGGGCGCTGCTGCCAAAATACGCCAACGACGAGGGCTACGCGCAGCGAAACGACCAGTCCGAGGAGGCCGCCTAG